The Magnolia sinica isolate HGM2019 chromosome 10, MsV1, whole genome shotgun sequence genome includes a window with the following:
- the LOC131257967 gene encoding uncharacterized protein LOC131257967: protein MDAEGDNHYEILGLPSGEEGAKLTPEDIKKAYRAKALSSHPDKRPDDPHAHSTFQKITSSYEILKNPDARKAFDALLRARNDRLRRVFHLDSKRRRMMSDLEERERAAFSVDPEDKAQAEDERAAQKFQEEVRRIRETHAKKKTDAAEEGSGTREGLEKARVLKVSWERDGEDYSAERLKKLFTRFGKVEVVVIRGKRSKKKRSALVVMATKEGAVSASQSMRGDVSNPLDVVPLHPDDNHLSSTPPIEAQNLSNLVGAGYQAYEDSILKKLQNV, encoded by the exons ATGGACGCGGAAGGAgataatcattatgaaattttagGACTTCCATCGGGCGAAGAGGGCGCCAAGCTAACCCCAGAAGATATCAAGAAAGCATATAGGGCAAAAGCTCTTTCCTCTCATCCTGACAAGCGCCCCGACGACCCCCATGCCCACTCCACCTTCCAAAAAATCACTTCCTCTTACGAGATTCTCAAGAATCCCGATGCTCGAAAAGCCTTCGATGCCCTCCTCCGTGCCAGGAACGATCGCCTCCGCCGTGTTTTCCATCTCGACTCCAAGCGCCGGAGGATGATGTCCGATCTTGAGGAACGGGAGCGTGCCGCATTTTCCGTTGATCCAGAAGACAAGGCCCAGGCGGAGGATGAGAGGGCTGCTCAAAAGTTTCAGGAAGAAGTGAGGAGGATTCGGGAGACGCACGCCAAGAAAAAAACGGATGCTGCGGAGGAGGGCAGCGGGACCAGGGAAGGTTTGGAAAAGGCGAGAGTTTTGAAGGTCTCTTGGGAAAGGGATGGTGAAGATTACAGTGCGGAGAGGCTGAAGAAGTTATTCACGAGGTTTGGAAAGGTCGAGGTTGTGGTGATCCGGGGCAAAAGGTcgaagaagaagagatcagctCTTGTTGTCATGGCAACAAAGGAGGGTGCG GTTTCTGCATCACAAAGTATGCGTGGGGATGTATCAAACCCTCTTGATGTTGTTCCTCTACATCCTGATGACAATCATTTATCAAGCACACCTCCTATTGAAGCTCAAAATCTAAGTAATCTTGTTGGTGCTGGTTATCAGGCTTATGAAGACTCCATTTTAAAGAAGCTACAAAATGTTTGA